From one Bacteroidota bacterium genomic stretch:
- a CDS encoding GNAT family protein: MSEIYVNQDIALRNIKVEHADEIYNLISRNRHALRKWLPFVDNTLRPNDTRRYILQVNEDVEKSQEIVFEVWFKNQIAGLISYRSIDYINQKIEIGYWLSPQFEGKGIITLSVRELIRHAFNDMNINRIYIRCGIENTKSSNIPKRLNFKFEGIERDGQLLNGKFIDLEVYSLLKVEWMITS; the protein is encoded by the coding sequence ATGTCTGAAATATATGTAAATCAAGATATTGCTTTACGGAATATTAAAGTAGAACATGCCGATGAAATCTATAATTTGATCAGCAGGAATCGTCATGCTTTAAGGAAATGGTTGCCTTTTGTTGATAATACACTCAGGCCTAACGATACCCGTCGATATATTTTACAGGTTAATGAAGACGTTGAAAAATCACAGGAAATTGTATTTGAGGTTTGGTTTAAGAATCAAATTGCTGGGTTAATTAGCTACCGCAGCATTGATTATATTAACCAGAAAATTGAAATCGGTTACTGGCTTTCTCCTCAATTCGAAGGAAAGGGGATTATCACTTTATCGGTCAGGGAACTCATCCGGCATGCATTTAATGATATGAATATCAACAGGATATATATACGCTGTGGAATTGAAAATACCAAAAGCAGCAATATCCCCAAACGTTTGAATTTTAAGTTTGAAGGAATTGAGCGGGACGGACAATTATTGAATGGTAAGTTTATTGATCTTGAAGTTTATAGTTTGCTTAAAGTAGAATGGATGATAACTTCTTAA
- a CDS encoding hydrolase: MKIAIDFDGTIVEHRYPEIGKVKLFAFETMKELQKQKHQLILWSFRSGKKLNEAVEFCREHGIEFYAVNKNYPEEVFDDSISRKVQADVYIDDRNLGGFPGWSSVWQLLNQNDPDFTEDFDHIPGYLSWTQRLRSLFSHIKKY, from the coding sequence ATGAAAATAGCAATTGATTTTGACGGGACTATTGTAGAACATCGCTATCCTGAAATTGGTAAGGTAAAGCTTTTTGCATTTGAAACTATGAAAGAATTGCAGAAACAAAAGCATCAGCTTATTTTATGGAGTTTCCGTTCAGGGAAAAAATTAAATGAAGCAGTGGAATTTTGCCGGGAACATGGAATAGAATTTTATGCAGTAAATAAAAATTATCCTGAAGAAGTGTTTGATGATTCCATTAGCCGGAAAGTACAGGCGGATGTTTATATTGATGATCGGAATCTGGGTGGATTCCCGGGTTGGTCTTCAGTTTGGCAATTGCTTAATCAAAATGACCCCGATTTCACGGAAGACTTTGATCATATTCCTGGTTATCTTTCGTGGACTCAAAGGTT